A window from Triticum aestivum cultivar Chinese Spring chromosome 6D, IWGSC CS RefSeq v2.1, whole genome shotgun sequence encodes these proteins:
- the LOC123144519 gene encoding vacuolar protein sorting-associated protein 29: MVLVLALGDLHIPHRAPDLPAKFKSMLVPGKIQHIICTGNLCIKEVHDYLKSLCPDLHITRGEYDEDARYPETKTVTIGQFKLGLCHGHQVVPWGDLDSLAMLQRQLDVDILVTGHTHQFKAYKHEGGVVINPGSGTGAHSSITYDVNPSFVLMDIDGLRVVVYVYELIDGEVKVDKIDFKKTATMHG, from the exons ATGGTGCTGGTCCTAGCGCTGGGGGATCTGCACATCCCGCACCGTGCGCCCGACCTGCCCGCCAAGTTCAAGTCCATGCTCGTCCCGGGCAAGATCCAGCACATCATCTGCACCGGGAACCTCTGCATCAAG GAAGTTCACGACTACCTTAAAAGCCTCTGTCCTGATCTCCACATTACCAGAGGTGAATATGATGAGGATGCTCGCTACCCAGAGACAAAAACAGTTACTATTGGTCAGTTCAAGCTAGGGCTATGCCATGGCCATCAG GTTGTTCCATGGGGCGACCTGGACTCCCTAGCGATGCTCCAGAGGCAGCTGGATGTGGACATCCTCGTCACCGGGCACACCCATCAGTTCAAGGCCTACAAGCACGAGGGGGGTGTCGTCATCAACCCTGGCTCAGGCACGGGCGCCCACAGCAGCATCACATATGACGTCAACCCGAGCTTTGTGCTCATGGACATCGATGGCCTCCGTGTTGTTGTCTACGTGTACGAGCTCATTGACGGCGAGGTGAAGGTTGACAAGATCGACTTCAAGAAGACCGCCACGATGCATGGCTAA